A single genomic interval of bacterium harbors:
- the infB gene encoding translation initiation factor IF-2, whose amino-acid sequence MAVTEKKKKTRLYKVAKEFNLSHDTLTEFLTKKGYQVKNHMSIIDEEMLDLIEKHYKKEKTDAERHARKRREFDEIDRKRRGDDETDEDVESTETTEEPAKVEKEEAPAEKVEEITAEADEEEEEAPAAEEEEDAAEAEAEEEEVETEEEEADEDVEEEAPEQEEEEEAPAAEETESVETEEAEAEEVIAEEASEEEPAATEVQEETPAAEAEEKAEDAPAKKAAEKKDKPRKKSKEEIDVSLEASVPKMRGLTVKGKIDLESTMEADRKGGEEGAEGDDSGAPRRKKKKKKKVTRTEGTAEPLDAEALKKKMFKRSKKGKAREVDQAEVDSAIKKTIASMSDFGPVTGRAAMRKKKRARREEEHIREQEQQEREKQTLQIYEYATVSELAGFMNVGVPAVIQSLIGLGVMASINQRLDMETIELVAAEFGFDVVQHEEFTEDLLVDEGDDEDSLEPRPPIVTIMGHVDHGKTKLLDFIRKTNVVAGESGGITQHIGAYTVTLENQRKITFLDTPGHEAFTAMRARGAQVTDIVVLVVAADDSVMPQTIEAISHAQAAKVPIVVAINKIDKPEANPERIKQQLADRNILVESWGGKYGCVELSAKEGLNVEELLERLVLEADILELRADPNREARGAVIESELDKGKGIIATVLVQKGTLLVGDTFVAGNEYGRVRALLDERGNRVDEATPATPVQVLGFNGSPQAGDAFVVVETERKAREIASTRQQIKRESDFRRVHRTTLDDISEQIKLGGVQDLPIVVKGDVDGSVEALSDSLLKLSNEEVRISVIHKNVGAISESDVLLASASNAIIIGFRVRPNLNARKLAETEDVDIRNYEIIYDAIEDVKSALEGMLRPDISEKVTSTVLVREVFKISKVGVIAGCYVQDGKIHRNSRVRLLRDGIVQFTGGIDSLKRFKDDVREVDSGFECGISLAGYNDIKVGDVIESFEEVEIKRSLDQAQK is encoded by the coding sequence ATGGCTGTTACGGAAAAGAAGAAAAAAACACGTCTGTATAAAGTCGCGAAAGAGTTCAACCTCTCCCACGACACGTTGACGGAGTTCCTGACCAAGAAAGGTTATCAGGTCAAGAACCATATGTCCATCATCGATGAGGAGATGCTTGACCTTATCGAGAAACATTACAAGAAAGAAAAGACTGACGCCGAGCGCCACGCCCGGAAGCGCCGCGAATTCGACGAGATCGATCGCAAGCGCCGTGGTGATGATGAGACCGATGAGGACGTCGAGTCCACGGAGACGACGGAAGAGCCTGCAAAGGTCGAAAAGGAAGAAGCTCCGGCTGAGAAGGTAGAGGAGATTACTGCCGAAGCGGATGAGGAAGAAGAGGAAGCTCCCGCCGCTGAGGAAGAGGAGGATGCCGCCGAAGCCGAGGCCGAGGAGGAAGAGGTTGAGACGGAAGAAGAAGAGGCTGACGAGGACGTAGAGGAAGAGGCTCCGGAACAGGAGGAAGAAGAGGAAGCGCCGGCAGCTGAAGAAACTGAGTCCGTCGAAACGGAAGAAGCGGAGGCCGAGGAGGTCATCGCCGAGGAAGCCAGCGAAGAAGAACCGGCAGCCACGGAAGTGCAGGAAGAAACGCCCGCCGCGGAAGCGGAAGAGAAGGCGGAAGATGCTCCTGCGAAGAAGGCAGCAGAGAAGAAAGATAAGCCTCGCAAGAAGTCCAAAGAGGAAATCGACGTCTCGCTCGAAGCCAGCGTTCCGAAAATGCGCGGACTCACGGTCAAGGGCAAGATCGATCTCGAATCCACCATGGAAGCCGACCGCAAGGGCGGTGAAGAAGGCGCGGAAGGAGACGACAGCGGTGCTCCACGCCGGAAGAAGAAAAAGAAGAAGAAAGTTACCCGTACGGAAGGTACCGCCGAGCCCCTGGATGCAGAAGCGCTCAAGAAGAAAATGTTCAAGCGCAGCAAGAAGGGAAAGGCGCGCGAGGTGGACCAGGCGGAAGTCGACAGTGCCATCAAGAAGACCATCGCGTCGATGTCGGACTTTGGTCCCGTCACCGGACGCGCGGCCATGCGCAAGAAAAAACGCGCCCGTCGCGAAGAAGAGCATATCCGTGAGCAGGAGCAGCAGGAACGCGAGAAGCAGACACTGCAGATCTACGAGTACGCAACCGTAAGCGAACTCGCAGGCTTCATGAACGTCGGTGTGCCCGCGGTCATTCAGTCGCTGATCGGACTCGGTGTCATGGCTTCGATCAACCAGCGTCTTGACATGGAAACCATCGAACTGGTCGCGGCGGAATTCGGCTTCGATGTCGTGCAGCACGAAGAATTCACCGAAGACCTGCTCGTCGACGAGGGAGATGACGAAGACAGCCTCGAACCGCGTCCGCCGATCGTTACCATCATGGGTCATGTCGATCACGGTAAGACGAAGCTGCTCGATTTCATTCGCAAGACGAATGTCGTGGCAGGTGAAAGCGGCGGTATCACGCAGCATATCGGTGCCTACACCGTGACGCTCGAAAACCAGCGTAAAATCACCTTCCTCGATACCCCGGGTCACGAGGCCTTTACCGCCATGCGCGCCCGCGGTGCGCAGGTCACCGATATTGTCGTCCTCGTCGTCGCGGCCGATGACAGTGTCATGCCGCAGACCATCGAGGCAATCAGTCACGCGCAGGCAGCCAAGGTGCCCATCGTCGTGGCCATCAACAAAATTGACAAGCCTGAAGCCAATCCCGAGCGCATCAAGCAGCAGCTGGCCGACCGCAATATTCTCGTCGAGAGCTGGGGCGGTAAGTACGGCTGCGTTGAGTTGTCCGCCAAGGAAGGACTCAATGTCGAAGAGCTGCTCGAGCGTCTTGTGCTGGAAGCGGATATCCTCGAACTCAGAGCTGATCCCAACCGCGAAGCGCGTGGCGCCGTGATCGAATCCGAGCTCGACAAGGGCAAGGGTATCATTGCCACGGTGCTCGTGCAGAAGGGTACGCTGCTCGTTGGCGATACCTTCGTAGCTGGAAATGAGTACGGACGCGTTCGTGCGCTGCTCGACGAGCGCGGGAACCGGGTGGACGAAGCAACGCCGGCAACGCCGGTGCAGGTGCTCGGTTTCAACGGCTCGCCACAGGCGGGTGACGCCTTCGTCGTCGTCGAAACCGAACGCAAGGCACGTGAAATCGCATCCACCCGTCAGCAGATCAAGCGCGAAAGCGACTTCCGTCGCGTGCATCGCACGACGCTCGATGACATTTCCGAGCAGATCAAGCTGGGCGGCGTGCAGGATCTCCCGATCGTGGTCAAGGGCGATGTCGACGGCTCGGTCGAAGCTCTGTCCGATTCGCTGCTCAAGCTTTCGAACGAGGAAGTGCGCATCAGTGTCATTCACAAGAATGTCGGCGCCATTTCCGAATCCGACGTCCTTCTGGCCAGCGCCTCCAACGCGATCATTATCGGGTTCCGCGTCCGTCCCAACCTCAACGCCCGCAAGCTTGCGGAAACCGAGGATGTGGATATTCGCAACTACGAAATCATCTACGACGCCATTGAAGACGTCAAGAGCGCCCTCGAAGGCATGCTGCGTCCCGACATCAGCGAAAAGGTCACCTCCACCGTGCTCGTGCGTGAGGTGTTCAAGATTTCCAAGGTCGGCGTCATTGCGGGTTGTTACGTGCAGGACGGCAAGATCCATCGCAACAGCCGCGTGCGTCTGCTTCGCGATGGCATCGTGCAGTTCACCGGCGGTATCGATTCGCTCAAGCGTTTCAAGGACGATGTCCGTGAAGTCGACAGTGGCTTTGAGTGCGGTATCAGTCTTGCCGGCTATAACGATATCAAGGTAGGGGACGTCATCGAGTCGTTCGAAGAAGTTGAAATCAAACGTTCCCTGGATCAGGCGCAGAAATAA
- the rbfA gene encoding 30S ribosome-binding factor RbfA, producing MSIRTERVAQLIKQQISDTLMRDIETGGFGLLTVTEVMVTPDLRIAKVYVSHYQSGKSDDEVLAFLEEHAKEIRMAVGKSVRLKFTPELRFYIDQTLDRVERLEELIRKIHEDEDQR from the coding sequence ATGTCCATTCGCACCGAACGTGTCGCGCAGCTGATAAAGCAGCAGATCAGCGATACCCTCATGCGGGATATCGAGACGGGAGGCTTTGGCCTGCTCACGGTCACCGAAGTGATGGTGACACCCGATCTCCGCATCGCGAAAGTCTATGTCAGCCATTATCAGTCCGGCAAAAGCGACGACGAAGTACTCGCCTTCCTCGAAGAGCATGCGAAGGAAATTCGCATGGCCGTGGGGAAGAGCGTGCGGCTGAAATTCACGCCGGAACTGCGCTTTTACATCGATCAGACACTTGATCGGGTGGAGCGGCTGGAAGAACTCATACGTAAAATCCACGAGGACGAAGATCAGCGTTGA
- the truB gene encoding tRNA pseudouridine(55) synthase TruB: MEQFCAPAGGVLLVDKPRGWTSFDVVKKVRGTLRVKKVGHAGTLDPMATGLLILCSGPMTRSIETFQALGKRYEGSMRLGAVTASYDAETPEEQHRPVGDIADDAIREATRKYIGDIQQLPPMYSAVKVDGKRLYSLARKGKEVERKPRPVHVSRFDITAVTLPDLAFSVDCSKGTYVRTLAHDLGQDLGCGAYLTALRRTAIGNFLADEAWTIDQIVDAAVQNGISLPRKEHKDADRKEP, from the coding sequence ATCGAGCAGTTTTGCGCTCCTGCTGGGGGCGTCCTTCTGGTGGATAAACCCCGCGGCTGGACTTCCTTCGACGTCGTGAAGAAAGTGCGCGGCACATTGCGCGTCAAGAAAGTGGGGCACGCAGGGACACTCGATCCGATGGCAACCGGATTGCTCATTCTCTGCTCGGGTCCCATGACCCGCAGTATTGAAACCTTCCAGGCACTGGGAAAACGCTATGAAGGCAGTATGCGTCTTGGCGCGGTGACTGCCAGTTATGACGCAGAAACCCCGGAAGAGCAGCATCGTCCCGTTGGCGATATCGCTGACGATGCTATTCGTGAGGCCACACGTAAATACATCGGCGACATCCAACAGTTGCCCCCGATGTACAGCGCGGTCAAGGTTGATGGCAAACGTCTCTACAGTCTCGCGCGAAAGGGAAAGGAAGTGGAGAGGAAACCGCGTCCCGTGCATGTCAGTCGCTTCGATATTACCGCAGTGACACTGCCGGACCTCGCGTTCAGCGTTGACTGCTCGAAAGGGACATATGTGCGGACGCTCGCACATGACCTGGGACAGGATCTTGGCTGCGGTGCGTACCTGACGGCGCTGCGCAGGACGGCGATCGGAAATTTCCTGGCGGATGAAGCGTGGACAATCGACCAGATCGTCGACGCCGCTGTGCAGAACGGCATCTCTTTGCCGAGAAAGGAGCACAAGGATGCTGATCGCAAGGAGCCTTGA
- a CDS encoding bifunctional riboflavin kinase/FAD synthetase, producing MLIARSLDELSHGSATALTLGTFDGVHRGHRKIIQRTVDEAREHGLRSMLLTFDPHPREVIGRRGTPTYLLSTIDERIALLEDTGLDVCLVLPFTRDLSILDAATFFEEYIVRRLHSSRVVVGVDHAFGRGRSGTAPELQRLGAEHGVDVTVVGEMMLDGVKVSSTAIRHALTEGNVRRANRFLGRPYTLSGVVMRGEGIGRSLGFPTANLQLSGNNKLLPKNGVYIAMVQVDGEMHEGIVNIGRRPTVSKQMHISVEVHIFITSGDLYGRRLHVGLLDRLRDEIRFESREQLSAQIRTDIAYAKELLTKNNEEYNKEQFNFPKE from the coding sequence ATGCTGATCGCAAGGAGCCTTGACGAACTGTCGCACGGCAGTGCCACCGCGCTCACGCTCGGTACTTTTGACGGCGTGCATCGCGGACATCGCAAAATCATTCAGCGGACAGTGGACGAGGCGCGCGAACATGGATTACGTTCCATGCTGCTGACCTTCGATCCGCATCCCCGCGAAGTGATCGGACGGCGGGGCACGCCGACATACCTGCTGTCGACAATTGATGAGCGCATCGCGCTGCTCGAGGATACCGGACTCGATGTCTGCCTCGTGCTCCCGTTCACACGTGATCTGTCCATTCTCGACGCAGCAACGTTTTTTGAAGAGTATATCGTCCGCCGCCTCCATTCAAGCAGGGTTGTGGTTGGTGTTGATCACGCGTTCGGACGGGGGAGAAGCGGTACCGCTCCGGAACTGCAGCGGCTTGGTGCCGAGCATGGAGTGGACGTCACGGTTGTCGGCGAAATGATGCTCGACGGTGTAAAAGTGTCGAGTACAGCCATTCGCCATGCTCTGACAGAAGGCAACGTGCGCCGCGCGAACCGTTTCCTCGGTCGTCCTTATACCCTCAGCGGGGTTGTGATGCGCGGCGAGGGCATCGGCCGGTCACTGGGCTTCCCGACGGCGAATTTGCAGCTGTCGGGCAACAATAAACTTCTGCCGAAAAACGGCGTGTACATCGCCATGGTACAGGTAGACGGCGAAATGCATGAAGGCATCGTCAACATCGGACGCAGGCCAACGGTATCAAAACAGATGCATATTTCCGTGGAAGTTCATATTTTTATTACTTCGGGCGATTTATACGGACGCAGGCTGCATGTTGGACTGCTTGACCGCCTCCGTGATGAAATCCGCTTCGAAAGCCGTGAGCAGTTGTCCGCGCAGATTCGCACGGACATCGCCTATGCCAAGGAACTGCTGACTAAGAACAACGAAGAATACAACAAGGAACAATTCAATTTTCCCAAGGAGTAA
- the rpsO gene encoding 30S ribosomal protein S15: MPLTKERKNELVKKFGDHEKDSGKAEVQIAILTETINQLSSHFSVNKKDHHSRRGLLKMVGKRRRLLAYLQKVDITRYRTIVKELELRK; this comes from the coding sequence ATGCCTCTGACAAAGGAACGCAAAAACGAACTCGTCAAAAAATTTGGTGACCACGAGAAAGACAGCGGCAAGGCTGAAGTGCAGATCGCCATTCTCACCGAAACGATCAACCAGCTTTCCTCGCACTTCAGTGTGAACAAGAAAGACCATCACAGCCGTCGCGGACTGCTGAAGATGGTTGGCAAGCGCCGCCGTCTGCTGGCCTACCTGCAGAAGGTCGATATCACGCGCTACCGTACCATCGTGAAAGAACTTGAGCTCCGCAAGTAA
- the pnp gene encoding polyribonucleotide nucleotidyltransferase has protein sequence MMTKKHLDLGGKTLTMETGRFARQASGSVMITYGETMVLATVVLADSPREGIDFFPLSCEYREKTSAAGKIPGGFFKREGKPSEKEVLSARLIDRPIRPMFADNYRNEVQIVASVYSSDQEHDGDVLAATAASAALMIAGAPFEGPIAEVRVARVDGSFVINPTFEQVRAADLEVVLAGTVDSILMVEGESDEISEADMLAALQFGHEHIVNICNAISEFAAEAGKPRMEVEVAEKPEGLEDRIHGMCWDRLVEMAQTVMAKEERATATKAVYEEIQEALAEDYPEQEKLIKEIIHDYEKVAMRQTILEKGQRLDGRTLTDVRPISCEVSILPRVHGSALFTRGETQALMSCTLGTKSDEQIIDGLQDEYRKRFLLHYNFPPFSVGEVGRFGFTSRREIGHGNLAERALKNMIPSDEDFPYTIRLLCDILESNGSSSMATVCSGSMALMDAGVPIKKPVAGVAMGLIKEGEKVAVLTDILGNEDHLGDMDFKVAGTRDGINSYQMDIKIKGISFEIMERALEQAREARMHILDKMEEAIGGAREDLSKYAPRLTTIYVPVDMIGAVIGPGGKNIKSIVAESGAEVNIEDDGRVIIAAINQENSDTAVEMIKRITAVPEPGETYTGPVKRIAEFGAFVEILPGKEGLLHISQIDFRRINSVDEVLKVGDMVTVKLLRLEDNGKMVLSRKALMEPPEGYEEKEEEHRSRGGDRRGGDRRGGGDRRGGRSGGDRRGGGDRSGGDRHRS, from the coding sequence ATGATGACGAAGAAACATCTGGATCTGGGCGGTAAGACGCTCACCATGGAAACCGGCCGTTTCGCCCGCCAGGCGAGTGGTTCGGTGATGATTACCTACGGTGAGACTATGGTCCTTGCGACCGTCGTGCTCGCTGATTCACCGCGTGAAGGGATCGACTTTTTCCCCCTGAGCTGCGAATACCGTGAAAAAACCTCAGCTGCAGGGAAGATTCCCGGCGGCTTTTTCAAGCGTGAGGGCAAACCTTCCGAAAAGGAAGTGCTCTCCGCCCGCCTCATAGACCGCCCGATACGTCCGATGTTCGCGGATAACTACCGCAATGAAGTGCAGATCGTCGCCTCCGTGTATTCAAGTGACCAGGAGCATGACGGCGATGTTCTCGCCGCCACGGCCGCCTCGGCCGCGCTTATGATTGCAGGTGCACCGTTTGAAGGACCCATCGCGGAAGTACGTGTCGCGCGTGTCGACGGTTCGTTCGTCATCAATCCGACGTTTGAGCAGGTTCGTGCCGCCGACCTCGAAGTTGTTCTTGCAGGTACCGTCGATTCCATCCTCATGGTGGAAGGCGAGTCCGACGAGATTTCAGAAGCCGACATGCTGGCCGCGCTGCAGTTCGGTCACGAACATATCGTGAATATCTGCAACGCCATCTCGGAGTTTGCGGCGGAAGCCGGCAAGCCCCGCATGGAAGTGGAAGTAGCCGAGAAGCCGGAAGGACTCGAAGATCGCATCCACGGCATGTGCTGGGATCGTCTGGTTGAAATGGCGCAGACTGTCATGGCAAAAGAAGAGCGGGCAACCGCAACGAAAGCCGTGTACGAAGAAATCCAGGAAGCCCTGGCCGAAGATTACCCCGAGCAGGAAAAGCTCATCAAGGAAATCATTCACGACTACGAGAAAGTCGCCATGCGGCAGACCATTCTCGAGAAGGGCCAGCGCCTCGACGGTCGTACACTGACGGACGTTCGTCCCATCAGCTGCGAAGTCAGCATACTGCCCCGTGTCCACGGTTCAGCCCTGTTCACGCGCGGCGAAACGCAGGCGCTGATGAGTTGCACGCTCGGAACGAAATCCGACGAACAGATCATTGACGGACTGCAGGACGAATACCGCAAGCGCTTCCTGCTCCATTACAACTTCCCGCCGTTCTCCGTCGGCGAAGTCGGGCGCTTCGGTTTCACCAGCCGCCGCGAAATCGGTCACGGAAACCTGGCCGAACGCGCGCTGAAGAACATGATTCCTTCAGATGAGGATTTCCCCTACACGATTCGCCTCCTCTGCGACATCCTCGAATCCAACGGATCTTCGTCCATGGCGACGGTCTGCAGCGGTTCGATGGCGCTGATGGATGCCGGCGTGCCGATCAAGAAGCCCGTCGCCGGTGTGGCCATGGGTCTGATCAAGGAAGGGGAGAAGGTCGCCGTGCTGACCGATATCCTGGGCAACGAGGATCACCTCGGTGACATGGATTTCAAGGTGGCCGGTACCCGCGACGGAATCAATTCCTACCAGATGGATATCAAGATCAAGGGTATCAGCTTCGAGATCATGGAGCGCGCCCTTGAACAGGCGAGGGAAGCGCGTATGCACATCCTCGACAAGATGGAAGAAGCCATCGGTGGCGCACGCGAGGATCTCTCGAAATACGCTCCGCGTCTGACCACGATTTATGTGCCGGTTGACATGATCGGTGCGGTGATTGGTCCGGGTGGAAAGAACATCAAGAGCATCGTTGCCGAAAGCGGCGCCGAAGTCAATATCGAAGATGACGGACGCGTGATTATCGCCGCGATCAACCAGGAAAACAGCGACACCGCTGTGGAGATGATCAAGCGTATTACGGCTGTTCCGGAACCCGGTGAGACCTACACCGGTCCCGTCAAGCGCATTGCGGAATTCGGCGCTTTCGTGGAAATCCTCCCCGGCAAGGAAGGACTGCTGCACATTTCGCAGATCGACTTCCGTCGCATCAATTCGGTTGACGAAGTGCTGAAGGTTGGTGATATGGTCACCGTTAAACTCCTTCGCCTCGAAGACAACGGGAAAATGGTTCTCAGCCGCAAGGCGCTCATGGAACCGCCCGAAGGATACGAGGAGAAAGAAGAAGAGCATCGCAGTCGTGGTGGCGACCGTCGCGGTGGAGATCGCCGTGGAGGCGGGGATCGTCGCGGTGGACGCAGTGGTGGTGACCGCCGTGGAGGTGGAGACCGCAGCGGTGGCGATCGTCACAGATCCTGA
- the dacB gene encoding D-alanyl-D-alanine carboxypeptidase/D-alanyl-D-alanine-endopeptidase yields MRMRIAIYFFSLFMFCTPGLSAQSGIVAKGSHDPPGVAEKLAREALVSSIDKTLQSPLFDKTLAAVHIVDIRSGKELYSRHADLLLRPASNAKLVTTAAAVLGMNEHFRFRTRLFAVDSSARTLLCPGAADPLLTSQDIQKLAEIAQQNGVRHIDTLLLDTSLLDEQFYGAGWMWDDESDPFMPYLGSFAVDGNTVLLRMKAPAQYGKSIEVEVFPSSSLLHVENHAASGRHDRLSIRKLPRSNHIIIEGSLRAGRRTAKKLSLWRPEDVFADLLLNAFRGLGVDADSTVIAFSSVDEPVRQLAEVSHPLEAVLEEANKDSDNLCAEALLRALALRRQSREISAEDGLKEIDRILRHAGISTEGIALRDGSGISFYNLITPRALSGLLRQMALGRYFDRYASTLAEAGSDGTLARRMRHMRKGAFFRGKTGTVSGVSALSGYAQAPGGRLLAVVILMQNFNGRPRPYREVQDAIVEHCITYSAATK; encoded by the coding sequence ATGAGAATGCGCATCGCGATTTATTTCTTCTCTCTTTTTATGTTCTGCACGCCCGGACTATCGGCGCAGTCCGGCATCGTTGCGAAAGGATCGCATGATCCTCCCGGTGTCGCCGAAAAGCTTGCACGGGAAGCACTGGTTTCTTCAATCGATAAAACCCTGCAGTCACCGCTCTTCGACAAGACGCTTGCCGCTGTGCATATCGTTGACATCCGCAGTGGCAAGGAACTGTACTCGCGTCATGCCGATCTTCTCCTCCGGCCGGCTTCAAACGCCAAACTGGTGACGACAGCTGCCGCTGTACTTGGAATGAACGAGCATTTCCGTTTTCGCACGCGCCTCTTCGCCGTAGACAGCAGCGCTCGCACACTGCTCTGTCCCGGTGCTGCCGATCCTCTGCTGACTTCCCAAGATATTCAAAAACTTGCGGAAATCGCACAACAGAATGGCGTGCGCCATATTGATACCCTGCTGCTCGACACCTCGTTACTGGATGAACAGTTTTACGGTGCCGGGTGGATGTGGGACGATGAGTCCGACCCCTTCATGCCCTATCTCGGCAGCTTCGCTGTGGATGGCAATACCGTTCTACTCCGCATGAAAGCACCGGCGCAATACGGGAAATCCATTGAAGTTGAGGTCTTTCCCTCAAGCAGCCTGCTGCATGTGGAGAATCATGCGGCGAGCGGGCGGCATGACCGGCTTTCCATCCGCAAGCTGCCACGCAGCAATCATATCATTATCGAGGGAAGTCTGCGCGCCGGGCGACGAACGGCCAAGAAACTCAGCCTCTGGCGTCCGGAAGATGTTTTTGCAGATCTGCTGTTGAATGCCTTCCGCGGTCTGGGAGTAGATGCCGACAGCACCGTCATAGCGTTCTCTTCCGTGGACGAACCCGTACGGCAACTCGCCGAGGTCTCGCATCCACTCGAAGCCGTCCTCGAAGAAGCAAATAAAGACAGCGACAATCTCTGCGCGGAAGCGCTGCTGCGCGCACTCGCCCTGCGTCGGCAGAGCCGGGAAATTTCGGCGGAGGATGGACTGAAGGAAATCGATCGTATCCTGCGCCATGCCGGGATATCTACCGAGGGGATTGCGCTGCGTGACGGATCGGGAATCTCGTTTTACAATTTAATTACGCCGCGAGCGTTGTCGGGACTGCTGCGGCAGATGGCGCTGGGACGATATTTCGATCGCTACGCCTCCACGCTCGCTGAAGCCGGAAGTGACGGGACGCTTGCGCGCCGGATGCGTCATATGCGGAAGGGCGCCTTCTTCCGCGGAAAGACCGGAACGGTCAGCGGTGTCAGCGCCCTTTCTGGTTACGCGCAGGCTCCCGGGGGACGTCTGCTGGCGGTTGTCATACTCATGCAGAATTTCAACGGCAGGCCCCGGCCATACCGCGAGGTGCAGGATGCGATCGTGGAGCACTGTATCACTTACAGTGCCGCCACGAAGTAA